A stretch of the Panicum virgatum strain AP13 chromosome 9N, P.virgatum_v5, whole genome shotgun sequence genome encodes the following:
- the LOC120690593 gene encoding inositol 3-kinase-like codes for MPLAAELDDALEEGENQQLLLLASKGGPALEGMVVGSYCHDVLIRGGRVVGETLGGAAAFVSNVLDAASPREEEEQEAAPFVVVSKVGHDFAYASAPAPARRPPLLCASPTTSFHAQFSEAAASAHAPDRELRRVRACDPIYPADLPDRRFAYGLAVGVAGEVLPETLERMIRLCCAVLVDAQALIRAFDGDGAVCHVSLEDTPYSRILPRVAFLKASSEEAPYVGVETARRRCCVIVTEGRDGCRLFWFEGEARVAPFPAIQVDPTGAGDSFLAGFAAGLLWGLSATDAALLGNFFGAAAVSQVGVPTFHPKMLQAVKEILEDKTTKRPSPCINGTTFTLERSNMHDELHAALREVAMLMSEQHQADPANCNGGDICLT; via the exons ATGCCGCTCGCGGCAGAACTCGACGACGCGCTTGAGGAAGGGGAGaatcagcagctgctgctgctggcgtcGAAGGGCGGGCCCGCGCTCGAGGGGATGGTGGTGGGGAGCTACTGCCACGACGTGCTGATCCGGGGCGGGCGCGTGGTGGGGGAGACGCTCGGCGGGGCCGCCGCCTTCGTCTCCAACGTGCTCGATGCCGCGTCGccccgggaggaggaggagcaggaggcggccccGTTCGTCGTGGTTTCCAAGGTGGGGCACGACTTCGCCTACGCgtccgcgccggcgcccgctCGGCGCCCGCCGCTGCTATGCGCGTCGCCGACCACATCCTTCCACGCGCAGTTCTCCGaggccgccgcctcggcgcacGCCCCCGACCGAGAGCTCCGGCGCGTGCGCGCCTGCGACCCGATCTACCCCGCCGACCTCCCTGATCGCCGCTTCGCCTACGgcctcgccgtcggcgtcgcTGGGGAGGTGCTACCGGAGACGCTCGAGCGGATGATCCGGCTCTGCTGCGCGGTGCTCGTGGACGCGCAGGCGCTGATCCGGGCgttcgacggcgacggcgccgtcTGCCACGTGTCGCTTGAAGATACTCCGTACTCGCGGATTCTCCCCAGGGTGGCGTTCCTCAAGGCGTCGTCGGAGGAGGCGCCCTACGTGGGGGTGgagacggcgaggcggcggtgctgcgTGATCGTGACGGAGGGGAGGGACGGGTGCCGGCTGTTCTGGTTCGAAGGAGAGGCGCGCGTCGCGCCGTTCCCCGCCATTCAGGTGGACCCCACTGGCGCCGGAGACAGCTTTCTGGCTGGTTTTGCGGCCGGCCTGTTGTGGGGGCTCTCTGCAACGGACGCTGCGCTGCTGGGGAACTTCtttggcgccgccgcggtctcGCAGGTCGGCGTGCCCACCTTCCATCCCAAGATGTTGCAG GCTGTTAAAGAAATACTTGAAGATAAGACAACAAAACGACCAAGTCCATGTATAAACGGAACCACTTTTACCTTGGAGAGGTCAAATATGCACGATGAGTTACACGCAGCTCTCCGAGAAGTAGCGATGCTGATGTCTGAACAGCATCAAGCTGATCCGGCAAACTGCAATGGTGGTGATATTTGCTTGACATAG
- the LOC120690594 gene encoding cyclin-H1-1-like isoform X1, whose protein sequence is MADFRTSSHRERWIFQPHDLTERWAAANQRATETLAQYGTTRLKVLDGLVHSPDHVEVSSDVKPLSYEEEQLTRVFYEQKIQEVCAAFKFPHKIQATAITYFKRFYLQWSVMEHHPKHIMLTCVYTSCKVEENHVSAEELGKGIQQDHQIILDNEMILLKTLDFDLIVYAPYRSIEGFVDDLEGFFREDNSALQRLKELHHTAISYADKMMLTDAPLLYTPGQLALAALHKSNDILKVFNFERYLETIFSRQNSDCTVEQFVQSINASHYLVDQLKIPTVKDMRHVDRKLKHCWDRSSHDEHKKKEKKTKHKSKRTSTDAQL, encoded by the exons ATGGCGGATTtccggacctcctcgcaccGGGAAAGGTGGATCTTCCAGCCACACGATCTG ACGGagaggtgggcggcggcgaaccAGCGGGCCACGGAGACCCTCGCGCAG TATGGGACGACGCGGCTGAAGGTCCTTGATGGCTTGGTCCATTCACCGGATCATG TTGAGGTTAGTTCGGATGTAAAGCCTCTGTCTTACGAAGAGGAGCAATTGACACGAGTATTTTACGAGCAGAAGATTCAAGAAGTATGTGCAGCATTCAAATTCCCTCACAAAATCCAG GCTACAGCTATAACATATTTCAAGAGATTCTATCTACAGTGGTCTGTTATGGAGCATCACCCAAAGCATATTAT GTTAACATGTGTATACACTTCTTGCAAAGTAGAAGAAAACCATGTTTCTGCTGAGGAACTTGGTAAAGGGATTCAGCAGGACCACCAGATCATTCTAGATAATGAGATGATCCTTCTTAAG ACTTTAGATTTTGATCTCATTGTTTATGCACCATATCGATCTATTGAAGGATTTGTTGATGACTTGGAA GGTTTCTTCAGGGAAGATAATAGTGCATTACAGCGTTTGAAG GAGTTACATCACACCGCCATATCCTATGCTGACAAAATGATGTTGACTGATGCTCCTCTTCTGTATACTCCAGGGCAG TTGGCACTGGCTGCTTTGCACAAGTCCAATGATATTCTCAAGGTCTTCAATTTTGAAAG ATACTTGGAAACTATCTTCTCAAGGCAAAATTCTGATTGTACCGTCGAACAGTTTGTTCAGTCAATCAATGCAAGTCATTACTTG GTTGACCAGCTTAAAATACCTACTGTTAAGGATATGAGGCACGTTGACCGCAAGCTGAAACATTGTTGGGATCGAAGCTCTCATGATGA GCataagaagaaagagaaaaagacaAAACACAAATCGAAAAGAACATCTACTGATGCCCAGCT CTAG
- the LOC120690594 gene encoding cyclin-H1-1-like isoform X2 translates to MADFRTSSHRERWIFQPHDLTERWAAANQRATETLAQYGTTRLKVLDGLVHSPDHVEVSSDVKPLSYEEEQLTRVFYEQKIQEVCAAFKFPHKIQATAITYFKRFYLQWSVMEHHPKHIMLTCVYTSCKVEENHVSAEELGKGIQQDHQIILDNEMILLKTLDFDLIVYAPYRSIEGFVDDLEGFFREDNSALQRLKELHHTAISYADKMMLTDAPLLYTPGQLALAALHKSNDILKVFNFERYLETIFSRQNSDCTVEQFVQSINASHYLVDQLKIPTVKDMRHVDRKLKHCWDRSSHDEHKKKEKKTKHKSKRTSTDAQL, encoded by the exons ATGGCGGATTtccggacctcctcgcaccGGGAAAGGTGGATCTTCCAGCCACACGATCTG ACGGagaggtgggcggcggcgaaccAGCGGGCCACGGAGACCCTCGCGCAG TATGGGACGACGCGGCTGAAGGTCCTTGATGGCTTGGTCCATTCACCGGATCATG TTGAGGTTAGTTCGGATGTAAAGCCTCTGTCTTACGAAGAGGAGCAATTGACACGAGTATTTTACGAGCAGAAGATTCAAGAAGTATGTGCAGCATTCAAATTCCCTCACAAAATCCAG GCTACAGCTATAACATATTTCAAGAGATTCTATCTACAGTGGTCTGTTATGGAGCATCACCCAAAGCATATTAT GTTAACATGTGTATACACTTCTTGCAAAGTAGAAGAAAACCATGTTTCTGCTGAGGAACTTGGTAAAGGGATTCAGCAGGACCACCAGATCATTCTAGATAATGAGATGATCCTTCTTAAG ACTTTAGATTTTGATCTCATTGTTTATGCACCATATCGATCTATTGAAGGATTTGTTGATGACTTGGAA GGTTTCTTCAGGGAAGATAATAGTGCATTACAGCGTTTGAAG GAGTTACATCACACCGCCATATCCTATGCTGACAAAATGATGTTGACTGATGCTCCTCTTCTGTATACTCCAGGGCAG TTGGCACTGGCTGCTTTGCACAAGTCCAATGATATTCTCAAGGTCTTCAATTTTGAAAG ATACTTGGAAACTATCTTCTCAAGGCAAAATTCTGATTGTACCGTCGAACAGTTTGTTCAGTCAATCAATGCAAGTCATTACTTG GTTGACCAGCTTAAAATACCTACTGTTAAGGATATGAGGCACGTTGACCGCAAGCTGAAACATTGTTGGGATCGAAGCTCTCATGATGA GCataagaagaaagagaaaaagacaAAACACAAATCGAAAAGAACATCTACTGATGCCCAGCTGTAA
- the LOC120691466 gene encoding magnesium-dependent phosphatase 1-like, giving the protein MGDERVKAEALQILGLFQVLPRLVVFDLDYTLWPFYCECRSKRDSPSLFRHARGIMYALKEKGVDMAIASRSPTPDIAKVFIDKLELQSMFVAQEIFSSWTHKTEHFQKIQRKTGIPYKSMLFFDDEDRNIKTVSKMGVTSVLVENGVNLDMFKLGLSNFASNFAASSRKQDE; this is encoded by the exons ATGGGCGACGAGCGGGTAAAGGCGGAGGCACTGCAGATCCTGGGCCTCTTCCAGGTGCTCCCCCGCCTCGTCGTTTTCGACCTTGACTACACCCTGTGGCCCTTCTACTG CGAGTGCCGGTCGAAGAGGGATTCGCCCAGCCTCTTCCGGCATGCCAGGGGCATCATGtacgccctcaaggagaaggggGTCGACATGGCAATTGCGTCTCGCTCGCCCACCCCGGACATAGCCAAGGTGTTCATCGACAAGTTGGAGCTCCAGTCCATGTTCGTTGCCCAA GAAATATTCTCCAGCTGGACTCATAAGACTGAGCATTTCCAAAAGATCCAGAGGAAAACTGGGATTCCCTACAAGTCTATGCTTTTCTTTGATGATGAGGACAGGAATATTAAAACG GTATCAAAAATGGGAGTGACGAGTGTTCTAGTAGAGAACGGAGTGAACCTCGACATGTTTAAGTTGGGTCTCAGTAACTTTGCAAGTAACTTTGCTGCCTCCAGCAGAAAGCAAGACGAGTAG